In bacterium, the DNA window CTCGACGACGATGGCCTCGACGATGTAGCGATCGCGATTGGACATGACCACCTCCGGATTTGGTGGTGTCCACTATGTCTTGCGACATCTGTCCACTATGTGCTGAAACCACACACCTGCCCCTCCGCCACACTTGGGTCTCCTCACCCGCACGCTCGGGAACCGCCACGGCCTTTCTGATCGATCGCGACCGGGCCGAATGTCCTATGGACGCTGCTCTTGCCCTGTGCTAATCCCAATGGGTCTCGGCGGTCTGTGAGTAGGAGGTGGGATGGTGCAGTTCTTTCGCCGGAAGCTTCCAAGCTTCCTCGGAGCGGCCGCTCTGGCGGCGACATTCATGGCGTCGGGGGTCGTCAATGCGGCCGCGTCCTTCCCGGACGCCACCTGCGCCGGAGGCACCGTCGCCGCCGGCACATACCACTCGCTGACCATCACCGGTTTCTGCCTGCTGAACGGCGGGAACGTGACGGTTCAGCGCAACGTGGTGATTCAGACCGGTGCGACTTTGCTGGCAGCGTTTGACGGCTCGAACCTGTCGGTCGGACGCGACCTCCTGGTCGGGTCCAATGCCAGGCTCGTGCTGGGCTGCGAGCCCGCAATCTTCCCGTGCTTTGGCGACGCGGATGGGGTGACCTCCGACACCATCGGCAACAATCTGGTTGCGATTGGGGCCAAGGAAGTCATCGCGCACCACAACACCGTCTGGGGTGAGGTCGCCCAGACCGGTGGCGGCGGTGGCCTCTTCTGCGACTTCAGCATGGGCTTCGCCAGCCTTTTCTACAGCACGTACGAGGACAACGTGATCCACGGCGACGCCACCGTCGCGGACCTCAAGACGTGCTGGCTCGGTTTCATCCGCAACACGGTGTGGGGCACAGCCAACCTCAACCAGAACTCAACCTTTGACGAGGATGGAAACGAGTTCATCAGCAATACGGTCCACGGTAATCTCAACTGCTTCGACAACGATCCCGCCGCTCAGGTCGGCGACTCCGGGGGCTCCCCGAACGTGGTGTTTGGAGTCGCCCGCGGTCAGTGCGCCGCCTTGTCGGTGCCACCCGCGCTCTAGCCTCGGATCGCGAGAGAGGGCCCCACGCCGGGCCCTCTCTCCCCGGCGCGCCGGCAGCGGTTCGCATCCATGCCGGATCGGCTCCAGCCAGCGCATTATGGGATCACTCGGTGGGAGCGGTGGCCGGTTACCTCGTGGTCGCGAATGAGACGGCGGAGAGCCCTGAGCTCCTCAGCGCAGTGGCTGAGATCCACGCGCGCGATCCGCGAGCCGAGTTCCTGATCGTCGTCCCCGCCACGCCGCTCAACCTGCTGCAGCAGTTCGAGGGCACGGCGAAGTCGGCGCGGGCGCTGGCCGCTCAGCGAGCGCAGAGCATGCGCCGGCACCTGGAGGACCGAGGGATCCGGGTCCGCTCGACGCGCATCGGCAGCTGGGACCCGTACGTAGCCATCGAGGCCGAGCTTGCCGCTGAGGAGTACGAGGCGGTCGTGCTGTCGACATTGCCGCCGGGTGTCTCGCGCTGGCTCCGTATGGACCTGCAGTCCCGCATCGCCCGCCGCCACCCAGGCATGCGAATCATCCACGTCGTCGCCCGATCAGCACCGAGCGAATCCGCCGAGAAGACGCCGCGTTAGCGCGCCGCGGTCGCCGCGCCGTAAGGGGTCAGCCCCAACTACGTCCCGCCCGACGGCGCCCTCAACGGCTATCGGGCCTCCGAGCAACTGCAGATCAAATGGCATGACGTCGACACGGTGGGCACGCCCGGCGGCGATCGCGGATGCCCGTGCCAAAGCCCAGGCGATGGCCGGCGCCGCGGGGGTCAGGCTCGGGCAGGTGATGCGGGTGAGCGACCTCTCGACGTCTGGGGGCAGGCCCGCGTACAGGGATTTCGCGGGCGCCGCCATCCCCGCCGCCAGTCAGCTTCCGGTGGGCGAGCTGGACGTGCAGGTGACGGTCGAGGTGGATTTCGCGCTCGCCGGCTGAGCCGGCCTCACAGGGCGGTGAAGAGCGTGATCGCGCCGCTGGCGATGAGGACCAAGCTCCAGCCCAGGTCGAGGTTGAACCAACCCCGGCGCAGGATGCCGAGTCCGACCCTCTCGTACACCACCACCGATACCACTCCCATCACGAACAGCATCGCCGCCACGTGCAGCGATGCCGCCGCCACCGCCAGGAGCGAGATCTCGCGCAGGCTGTGATAGGCGGCGCTGATGGGCAGCCCGAGCAACACCGGGGCCAGCATCAGTCCCGCTCCGTGCGCCGACGACATGAGGAACGACCAGCCCACCAGCCCCATAAAGCCGACGCGCATGCCGAATCCTTTGGGATGCGAGCGCGGCCGCGCCAGCTTGTACGCGCCGAAGCTGACGAGGACCAGCGCCGCGATCAGGCGCACCAGGTAGGGAGGCGCGAACTGCTCGGTGAGCGACACCGCGATGACCACGATCACGATCGAGGCCTCGTGGCCGAGCGCGATGGGCAGCAGGGAGCTGAGCACCGCGTTGCGGCTCTGCTCCTGCAGGCCGCGGGCGACCGCGAACAGCCAGCCCATCCCCGGGTTGATGCCGTGGTAAGCCCCGAGCAGCACGAGTGCCGCCCAGGGCCACCAGTCGACGCTCACGAGTAGCAGTAGGAGTCGGAAGAAGCGTCACCGCCTTCGAGGTGGATCTGGTGGGTTCGCTGCTGGAACTCGGTGAAGAATCCGTCTTCCAGGCTCAGCCCGCCGCCGGCCTTGGCGTGGATCAGCGTCACCCAGCTCTTGATGCCTGCGGGGTAGAACTGCTCGTCCCAGCTCCCGTACAGCGAGTTGGTGAGATAGATCCGCTTGCCGTCGCGGCTCACCTCCACCATCTGGGGGCCGCCGTTGAGCGGCCCGCTGTCGGGATGCGCGGCCTTGCGGACGATGCCGCCCAGGTGAACGCTGCCCGTCTGCTTGGGCTTGAACGGGTCGCTGACGTCGAACTGCAGGAACTCGCCGGTGCCCCACGCCGAGACGTAGAGCCAGCGGTCGTCGAGGGAGAGGTTAATGTCGGTGACCAGCGGCGGAACGGCCTTGAAGCCCTTGAGCAGTGGTGGCAGGTCGTCGGCCGAGGCCGGCTCGGCCGGGATCTCGATCACCTTCTCGACCTTGTACGACGTCCCGTCCAGGTGCCAAACCCAGACCGACGCGCTGAGGTCCTTCAGGCTCGTGACCACGCCGGCAAACCCGTACGCCCTGGTGGGGTTGTGGGCGGGGCGCAGCTCGAGCACCATCTGGTGCTCCGAGCCGAGGTCGATCTCCTGGCGGTGGCGTCGCTTGGGCAGGTCCCAGATGTGCAGTTTGTGGCCGTAGCCGCCCGCCAGCAGGGTCTCCGCGTTGACGCCCGCCTCGACCATGTTGGGGGTGCCCCATTCGCTCGTGATCGCCGTGTCGTAACCCAGGTGCCACCAGAAGTCGTATGCCAGCTGCTGCGGGCCGCGGTCGAGCTCCCACCGACCCTTGACCGAGAAGTTGTCGTGGTCGACGATGAAGATCCCTCCCGGGCCGTTGCCGTCCGGAGCGCCGAGCGCGCTGACGTAGATGCCGTCCGGTCCGCAGTGGATCGTATGCGGCCGGCTGTAGCCCGCGCGGTCGGCGATCTCGTCGGCTTCGATCGTGTGCACGAGCTTGGGCTGCCGCGGGTTGGCCTTGGTGTCGAACACGTAGATCCGCGAAGAGCGGAGCCCAGGAACCAGCAGGTAGCGGCGCTCGATGTGAGGATGTGGTGCATAAGGGCACAGCGCGGAGCTGCACGCGTTCCAGCCGAAGTGGTGGAACTCGTCGCCGGCATGCGGTGCCTCGACGCGGTCCGCCTGCTTGCCGTAGCCGGGCGACTGGGGGTCGAGGTCGAGGGTGACGAGCGCATCCGGCGCTTTGGCGGTCGGGTCGAAGGTGACCATGTAGGCGAGGGTTTCGACCGGTGCTTTTTCCGCCAGGCGTGGCGATGGATAGAAGGTCTGGTCGGGTCTTAGTAATGTGGTGGCCATTTGCTGCTCCTTTCAAGGCGCCTCGAGGGCGCGGGCGGGGGGAAAGGACAGGTCGCCTATGGGCCGGGCGTGCGCCCGGGGGCTAGCGACCTAGCAGGTACAGAAGCAATCTGGGGCCTCGATGAGTCGATGCGCCGGGAACTCCAGATCCGGATTCATCGTGTCCTGGAGTCTACCAGCGGACGCTCGGTTGGATCGGAGGTGGCTATCGTTGTCGCCATGTGCCGGAGCATCAAGACGCTGCGCCATGCGGATGTCGTCGCGACCGATGAGGAGATCCGCGCGGCGGCGCGGCAGTTCGTGCGCAAGGTGAGCGGGTTCCGCGAGCCGTCGGGCAGACACCAGGAGGCATTCGAGGGCGCGGTCGACGAGATCGCGATCGCCTCCCAGCGCCTGCTGGAAAGCATCTCTGGGAACCTGTCCAGGCGATCTTAACGACCTGGGTTGACGCCCCCCATACGCTGGTCTCGGCTGGCCGGCGGGGGAGGGACGGCCTGGTGGAGGAGGGAGGGCCCTCGGCGAGGAGCGCTCGCGGTTAGAGCTGACAGCCTCGGCAGAAGTTCAAGGGCTCCCGGTTCGAGCCGAGTTGGCTGATCCGGTGCCCGCAGCGCGGGCAGGTCTTGCCGCCTTTCATGTGGACCGCCAGGAACGACCGATCCTGCTTCGACTCCTCGTAGGCCGGGTTGGCGAGGATGGCCTCAACCGCACGCCGTAAAACCGCTGGTATTGCCGCGAACAGGGCCTCTTCGTCGGCCGGCTTGAGTGATGCCCGGCGCCGCAGCGGCAGCAGGCGGGCCTCGAACAGGATCTCGTCCGAATAGGCGTTGCCGACCCCGGCCAGGAACTCCTGGTTGCGCAGGAGGTCCTTCAGCTCGTCGCGAAACCGCCGCAGGCGCTTGCGGAAGACGTCGATGCCCATGTCGGGAAGGGAGTCGGCCTCGGGTCCCAGCAGCGCCCAGCCGGGGACCTCACGCTCCAGGTCGGACACCCAGTAGATCCGGCCCATGTCGCGGAAGTCCAGATAGCGCAGCTCACGCCGCCCCTCGATCCTGATGGTGAACACCTCGGTGGCGGGCACCGGTGCCTCGCCGTCGGCCATCTGGAACCTGCCGCCGAGCATGGGGTTGATCACCAGGCAGCGCGGCGACCCGCCGCCGCCGAGCTCGGTGGCGAACACGAGATGCTTGCCGCGCCGCGTGAGTGAAGCGATCCGCCGCGCCGGCAGCTCCCGGGCGAAGTTTTCGACCGGGTAGCGCAGCATGTGCGCCTTTTTCGGGTTGACTGACGCGGCCGTGATCAGCTTCCCCTCGAGTCGGGGACCCAACCGGACGCGGACCGCCTCCAGCTCGGGAAGCTCGGGCATGGCGCCAAGATACGGCTCCGGTTTGGCGCCCGGCGGCGGCGGGTAGCTTGACTACATGCGGTCGGACAGGTTCACGGAAAAGGCCCAGGAGGCTCTGCAGGAGGCTGCCGAGCTGGCACGCAGCAACGGCCAGCAGGCGGTTGAACCCGAGCACCTGCTGCTGGCGCTGATCGAACAGCACGGGGGCGTGGCGCGCACGCTGCTCGAAGGAGCCGGCGTCCAGCTGCGGCGCCTGGAGCGCCGCCTCGCGGAGCGAAGGGTGGGTCTGGTCGTCACCGACGAAGCCCGCCAGCTGCTCGCCAAGCGCGGCTGGGACCCGGTGTACGGCGCCCGTCCGCTGAAGCGCGCCATCCAGCGTCTCGTGCAGGACCCGCTGGCGATGATGCTGCTCGAAGCCAGGTTCGCCGAAGGCGACACGGTCGAGGTCGGCGTCAGCGGCGGCGAGCTGAGTTTTGTGAAGGCCAAGACCGCCGCGCCGGTCGGCTAGCCAGGCGCTCTCAGCCGGGGCAGACGGTCCCGGGGGCGGGGAGCTTGAGGTCGATCAGGTAGGCGTCCTCCGCCTGCCTGGCGCAGGCGCTCTTGTCATAGGACACGTGCCCGTTGCCCTGTCGCGTCAGCAGGACTGAACCCGCCATCTGCCGGTTCACGGCTTGCGCCCACGTGTAGGGCGTCGCCGGGTCGCCGGTTCCCCCGACCAGCAGGATCGGAGGCGCGCCCTCCGCGGTCAGCACGCCCGGAGTTCCGGTCGCCTTCACCGGCCAGTACGCGCACACCAGGTTGGAGTACTGGAACGCAGGCCCGAACAGGGCCGACGCCTTGGCATACGCGGGCCCCAGCTCGTCGTAGGCCGCGACGTCGGTCGGGACCGCACGGTCGAGGCAGTTGACAGCGCTGTTGGCGTCCGTCTGATTGTCGTACGTGCCGTTGGCGTTGCGGCCGAGGTAGAGGTCCGCGAACTGGAGAAGGAGCGCGCCGTTGCCGCGGTCGGCGAGCGTGAGCGCCTGGTCGAGGTAGGGCCAGGTGCTCTGGTCGTAAAGCGGCGTCAGGACTCCGATGACCGCCAGGCCACGGGTCAGCTCGCGGTTGCCGACCGGCAGCGGGCTGCTGTCCAACCGGTCCATCAGCGCCATCAGCTTGGTGCCGGGGTCGCCCGCCTGCGCGTAAGCGCAAGGATTCGCCGCGGTCTTGCGCGCCCGGCAGTCGCTCAAGAAGGACTGCAGGTTTTGCTCAAAGCCCACGAGCTGAGCGAACAAGAGGTCATTCGCCGAGAGGCTGGGATCGATCACACCGTCCAGGGCGAGGGCGCGGACGTGGGTGGGGAAGAGGTGGGCGTAGTTCTCGCCAAGAAAGGTCCCATAGGAGAAGCCGAGATAGGTGAGCTTGGTGTCGCCGAGCGCGGCACGGATGACGTCAATGTCCCTGGCCGCGCTGACCGTGTCGAGGAACGGGAGGATGTTCGCGCTCTTCTGCTCGCACCCGGCGGCAAACGTCTTGTCGGCCTCGATCGCCGCCTGCTTTTCCTGGGTGTCGTCCAGCACCGGGTCCAGCGCGTTGTAGGTGTCCTCCTGAGCGCCGTCGAGGCAGCGCACCGGCGCGCTCTGGCCGATACCGCGCGGGTCGAACCCGACGAGGTCGAATCTCCGATTCAGGTTGGTCATCGCGCCGACTTCGCCACGGAGGAACTGGATCCCCGAAGCGCCGGGACCGCCTGGATTGATCAGCACCGAGCCGATGCGGTTGGCGGGATCGGTCGCCGCCTTGCGGTTGATGGCGATGCCGATGGTGCCGGCTCCCGGATGTGAGTAATCGAGTGGCACCTGCACGGTCGCGCACTGGAACCCGGCCCCGCAGTCGGTCCACGCCACGCGGCTGGGCGAAGGAATCGCATGCGGGCTGTTCTCGGCCGCCTTGTGCGGGTTGCGCGTGCACGCGGTCGCGAAAAGCGCGGCGATCACCGCGAGCGCCGCAAGCCGTCGGACCATTGGACCGAGTCTAATGGCTCACCCTCGCCGGCCAAGTCGTACGGGTCTGCCGTCTATCTGAGCTGGGGCGCTTTGACTACGTCGCGGTCATCGACGCGCCAACGACGAAGTCGCGGCGCAGTTCGCCCTCGCGACGGGCACGCGTGAAACCTGACCACCGAAACCACCCGAGCCTTCACGGAGGCCGAGGTCGAAACGCTGATCAGCGCGCTACCCTGATCGCTGAAAGGTGGCGGCCTCTCCCATCCGCGACGGGTGCGCAATGGCAGGAAAGGAGGGATGCCCTGCCTGACTTGGCAACGCGAACGGGCTCTCGATCTGTGAGCTAGGCAGAGGACCGGTTAGGGCGCCCGCGATCACTGATCCGACGCGAGCAGGTTCTCCTTTTGGCTCTGGAATTCTTCTTCGGTCAAAACGCCGGCGTCGCGAAGCTTGCCTAGCCGCTCAAGTTGTGTGAGTAGGTCGGTAGCGGTGCCAGGACCCGACGGGGGCGCCGAAGAAGGCAGCGGCTGTGCCGTGGACCCGCCTTCGCGGACCCAAGTTACGGTCACCGGATCGCCCTTTCGCGATGGCCGCATAACTGCCCACGGCAGGAAAACGCCTGCCTTAAGCAGTGTTCGACCCATGTTCACTTTGCCGCGAGCCGTCGTCGTTGACAGTGGACGCCAACCCAATGGAATGCGGGAGCGCGCGTCGCGCTCGTAGTCGTCTTCGTTGCGGTACGTATTCACGTCAACCTGTGGCGCCGCGTTGGCACTCGGCGAATTGTTCTGCGTCGTCGGTGTGGCAACCGCCATAACTTTCCGAGAAATGTCTTCCAGGGCGTCAATCGGCTGACAGGCCTCGAACGTCTCAATTAGTTCGGCGCCGTCGTATACCCAGGCG includes these proteins:
- a CDS encoding DUF541 domain-containing protein codes for the protein MTSTRWARPAAIADARAKAQAMAGAAGVRLGQVMRVSDLSTSGGRPAYRDFAGAAIPAASQLPVGELDVQVTVEVDFALAG
- a CDS encoding selenium-binding protein yields the protein MATTLLRPDQTFYPSPRLAEKAPVETLAYMVTFDPTAKAPDALVTLDLDPQSPGYGKQADRVEAPHAGDEFHHFGWNACSSALCPYAPHPHIERRYLLVPGLRSSRIYVFDTKANPRQPKLVHTIEADEIADRAGYSRPHTIHCGPDGIYVSALGAPDGNGPGGIFIVDHDNFSVKGRWELDRGPQQLAYDFWWHLGYDTAITSEWGTPNMVEAGVNAETLLAGGYGHKLHIWDLPKRRHRQEIDLGSEHQMVLELRPAHNPTRAYGFAGVVTSLKDLSASVWVWHLDGTSYKVEKVIEIPAEPASADDLPPLLKGFKAVPPLVTDINLSLDDRWLYVSAWGTGEFLQFDVSDPFKPKQTGSVHLGGIVRKAAHPDSGPLNGGPQMVEVSRDGKRIYLTNSLYGSWDEQFYPAGIKSWVTLIHAKAGGGLSLEDGFFTEFQQRTHQIHLEGGDASSDSYCYS
- a CDS encoding DUF2277 domain-containing protein, whose product is MCRSIKTLRHADVVATDEEIRAAARQFVRKVSGFREPSGRHQEAFEGAVDEIAIASQRLLESISGNLSRRS
- a CDS encoding alpha/beta hydrolase, coding for MVRRLAALAVIAALFATACTRNPHKAAENSPHAIPSPSRVAWTDCGAGFQCATVQVPLDYSHPGAGTIGIAINRKAATDPANRIGSVLINPGGPGASGIQFLRGEVGAMTNLNRRFDLVGFDPRGIGQSAPVRCLDGAQEDTYNALDPVLDDTQEKQAAIEADKTFAAGCEQKSANILPFLDTVSAARDIDVIRAALGDTKLTYLGFSYGTFLGENYAHLFPTHVRALALDGVIDPSLSANDLLFAQLVGFEQNLQSFLSDCRARKTAANPCAYAQAGDPGTKLMALMDRLDSSPLPVGNRELTRGLAVIGVLTPLYDQSTWPYLDQALTLADRGNGALLLQFADLYLGRNANGTYDNQTDANSAVNCLDRAVPTDVAAYDELGPAYAKASALFGPAFQYSNLVCAYWPVKATGTPGVLTAEGAPPILLVGGTGDPATPYTWAQAVNRQMAGSVLLTRQGNGHVSYDKSACARQAEDAYLIDLKLPAPGTVCPG
- a CDS encoding SHOCT domain-containing protein, which gives rise to MAVATPTTQNNSPSANAAPQVDVNTYRNEDDYERDARSRIPLGWRPLSTTTARGKVNMGRTLLKAGVFLPWAVMRPSRKGDPVTVTWVREGGSTAQPLPSSAPPSGPGTATDLLTQLERLGKLRDAGVLTEEEFQSQKENLLASDQ